The Archangium primigenium genomic interval GCCGCGCGAGGTTCGAGTCCGTTCCGGAGAGAATCTCGTACTTGTAGCCGCCAGGGACGTCCACATCGACTCCCTTGCCCCTGCTGAAGTTGTAGAGGTGCTGGAACTGCTCAGTACTTCCCCCGCCTCCTGGCCTCATCGATGGCCCGCTTCTCGGCACCCGACAGCCACCGGGCCTCCCACTGGTTCGCGGCCCGGGTGACGGCCTCCTGAAGCAGGTCCCCCACTTTGTCCTCGGCGGGAATGTCCGCGGCCGACCTGTCGCGGGGCAGGTGCCAGCGCTGGCCATCGCTGAGTTCCACCTGTCGGTTTCCGCCTCGGTGATGAATGACGGTTTCGGCGGAGCGGCCGCCGGTGGTCCTTCCCGCTCCACTGCCCGCCCTGTTCTTGAGCATCACCACGGCCAGGAGCCCCTGCGCCGAGGTGGCCACCGTCTCCACCGCGACGACCGCTCGCGCCAAGGCCCCGTCCGTCGTGAGCACCCCCTCCGCCCCCAGCACGGCGGCCCCTCCCTGCGCCTCGAAGCGTGCCCCCGCGAGGTCGAATCGAGGAAGAGTTCGCACCCGCGGCAGCACTTGACCCAGGGAGTGTCCGCCAAGGGCGGCCACGGCGAGAATCATGGCCCGGGCGGCGTCCTCACCCAGCGTCTTGCCGAACGAAGCGCCCGCCGCGCGCAACTCCTCGAAGGTGGTGGCATGGTGTGCCGCATCGGCCAGTCGGGCCCACCCGTCCATCAGTCCGTACACGGTCTCGAGGCCCAGGTAGCCCGTGAGGATGAGGGTCAAGCTGGCCGCGACGGCCTTCATGGTCGGCTCGGGGACGACCCACATCATGCAAGAGGGCCACTGTCCAGACCACCATGGAGACGAGTCTCGGCACGTCCAGCAGCTCATGCTTGAGCGCCTCGTGCGTCTCGTCGAGGACGCCTCCGAGGGCCAGGGCCAAGGCGAACGTGCGCCGGTCGTCCGCGCGCAAGTAGGGCGCATCGTCCAGCAGCCCCAGGCAGTCACCTCCGCCCTGGCGTGCACACCACTTCACGTACCGCTCCCTCAGGGCTTCTTCTGCCTGGGGCACGAGGACGATGGCGCCGTCCTGGCATTCGGGAATCCAGGTGAGGGCCTGCACCACCTCCACGGGCGAGCCGCGTACGGTACGTCATCGCGCCATTCTTCAGGACCCGCCGTGGGCACGTCCAGGTGAGCATCCGCTACACTGGCGGCCATGCAGAGCAAGGCCACCACTGTCGACCAGTACCTCGCGGCGCTTCCCGAGGAGCGCCGCGCGGTGCTCTCCGCCGTGCGCGACGTCATCCGCGCCCACCTCGATGCGGACTACCAGGAGGGCATGCAGTACGGGATGATCGGCTACTTCGTCCCGCACTCGGTCTTCCCGGCGGGCTACCACACCGATCCCCGCCAGCCCCTGCCCTTCGCGGCACTCGCCTCGCAGAAGAGCCACATGGCCCTCTACCTGATGGGCGTCTACGGCCAGCCCGAGCAGGAGCGGTGGTTTCGCGACGCCTGGGCCAAGACGGGCAAGAAGCTCGACATGGGCAAGTCGTGCGTGCGCTTCAAGACGCTCGACCACGTGGCGCTCGACGTGATCGCCGAGGCCATCCGCCGCACGCCCGCCTCCGCGTACATCGCGCACTACACGTCCGTCATCCGGCCCGCCCCGAAGGCGAAGGCGCCGACCGCGGCGAAGAAGACGGCCGCCAAGAAGACGGCCGTGGTGAAGAAGACCGCCGCGGTGAAGAAGACGGCCGCCAAGAAGCGCGCGTAACCCTTCTAGTAATACGTCGTCGAGCCGTCCTTCATCACGCAGGCCCCGTCCTGCGTGGGATTGCCCACGGTGCGCACGAGCTCGGTGCCGGAGACCGGCAGCCGTCGGCCCTCGAGCTCCGAGCCGATGGTGCGCACGAGCAGGTGCTTGAGCAGCTGCACCTGGTAGCAGGGGATGTGCGGCTCCTCGTGCGCGTCGCCCACGCCCGAGTCGTCGGTGAGGAAGAGGTAGCGGCCCCGGGTGTGCTGCGCCGCGAGCCGCATCTGATACTCCGCCACGCTCGACACCCCACTGGCCGCCACCGGATACACCTTGATGCCCGCGCGCCGCGCGGCCCCGGCCGTTCCCAGGAAGGCCTCGTGCTTGTCCACGTGCGTGGGCGCGTCCGCCATCAGGAACAGCAGCCGCGCGGTGTTGCCGGTGCGCCAGGACAGCTTCACGCCCTCCTCCAGGCCCCGATCCATCGCCTCGGGGTAGTCCCCGCCCCCGTCCGCCGACTGCGCGTCCAGCCGCAGGCGCAGCGTCGCCACGTTGGAGGTGAAGTCGAAGCGGCGCACCACGTAGTCGTCGCCCGTGTCCCGGTAGAACACCAGGCCATAGCGCACCGCCACCTGGGGAAAGCGCTCGCCCAGCGTGTTGGCGATCTCCTGGATCTCCGCCTTCAGGTAGGCCAGCTCGTCCGTCATGCTGCCCGTGGTGTCCACCACGAAGGCCACGTCCAGCTCCGTGGGCGGCGCGGCCTCCACGCCCGGCAGCGTCACGTCCCAGGCCTTCCCCCCCTCCACCGCCGTGGTGATGGGCGCGCCCTCACGTCCCGCTGGCGGCGACACCGTCACCGCGAAGGCCTCGCCCGCCGAGGCCCCATCGTGCGTGGGCAGGAACAACACCCGGCCGTCCGAGGCCGTGGGCCCCTCGAAGCGCGACTGGCCGCCGCCCGTCACCTGGACGCGGGCATTGGACACCGGCCGCCCCGCCTCGTCGCGCACGGTGAGCACCACCCGGTCCGCGACGGGCGGCGCCCGCAGCCCCAGCTCCGTGGAGGCCTGGAGGTACTTCTGGAAGAAGTCGAAGTTGAGGTTGTCGTCCCAGTCCCCCGCGGTGAGCTGTCCCGCCGAGGGCTGCCGGGGCACCTCTCCCGGCGGAGACTCCGGGGCGCTCATGGGCGGCACGCCGCCCTCGCCCATGTCTCCCCGGGAGGGCGCGCCTCCCATGCCACAGGCCGACAACAGCACCAGACCCAACCACGGAGCACACCAGGCGAGCGGGGACATTTTCATGCCCCGCCGCTCTGCAAGCCCCTTGCCTCCCGTGCGCTCCCCGAGGCGCCTCCTCGGAGCGCACCCGGGGCCGGAGGGGGCCGCCCGGGTAGCGCCTCACGGAAAACCAGGGCACCCCTGTCAGGGCCGTCCTAGATGGAGGGCGTCTGGGGGGACGGCACGGGGAGCATCATCACCGGCGGCACGCCCTTGAGCTTGTCGGGGCGCATGAGCTCGGGGCGCATGTCCGGGCTCACCTTGCCCGTCATGTCGTTGAGCTGGCCCATCAGGTGCCACTGGCCCAGGCCCTGGCCGTTGTGCGGCGGCCGGTACTGCGCGAAGGCGGTGGCGCCCGCGAGATCCTGACCATTGCCCGTCTTGTGCGAGTAGTCCTGGGGCCCGAAGGTCGCCGCGGGCGACAGGTGCGGCTTGTCCCGCAGGAAGTCGGTGAGCTCCTGCTGCCCGTTCTTCGAGTAGTTCGCGTGGTGCAGGAACGACAGCGACTGGTCGCGCGAGTCGTGCAGCGCATGGACCGCGCAGCCGTTGAGCTGCCCGGTGACGAGCAGCTTGGGATCGTTGGGACCGGGGTGCTGGGGCACGCCCTGCAGGCCGGCGAAGCGGCCCGAGCCCTCGGGCAGGTAGTCCAGGTAGTAGGCCGGCGTGCCCTTTCCGCCCGCGGGCGACAGGTGCATGTTGGCGTTGCCGCCCGGCCGCTGGTGTACCGAGAGCGTGGCGATGGAATCCGACGCGGGCACGAAGGGCTGCTGGGCCGTGGCCGCCGGGATGCCCGCGGGCCGCTGCGTGTTCTGGATGTTGAGGACGTTGTCCTTCTGGCCCGCGAACTTCATCGGATCCTGCGCGAAGGGCGTGGTGACGTCCTTGCCTCCGGGCGGTTTGGCCTGGGGCTGGGCCACCGGCGCGGAGGAGGCCGGCGGGCGCGTGCTGAAGCCGTCCCGGGGCGGCGCGGTGGGCGCGGCGGTGGGCGGCGCCTTGGGCGTCTCGGTGGGCTTGGGCTTCGCCTCGACCGGCGGCGGCTTCGGGGTGTCGATGGACGGCGGACGCGACGCGCCGCCGAGCTTCGGGCCTTTCATCTTCATGGGGCACCTCTCCAGACGGGGGTTGAACAGGTGCCGCCCAGCTTACGTCAAAACGTGGGCGCTACACCGTGACGACAATCTTCCCGAAGTGGGCGCCCGCCTCCATGTGCGCGAGCGCCTCGGGCGCCTGGTCGAAGGGGAAGACGCGGTCCACGACGGGCTGAATGCGGTGCTGGGTGAGGAAGCGGTTCATGTCCTCGAACATGGCGCGGCTGCCCACGAAGATGTTCCGCACGCGGAGGTTCTTGGCTTCCGAGAGTTTGGGATCCACCTGGGCCCAGCTGCCCGACAAGAGGCCGATGAGCGCGATGTGGCCGCCGGCGCGCGTGGCCCGCACGGAATGGGGGAACGTCTCCACGCCGCCCACCTCCAGCACATGGTCCACGCCCTGCCCGCCGGTGCGCGCCAGGACGGGCTCCTCCCAGTTGGGCGTCTTCTTGTAGTTGAACAGCTCGTCGGCGCCGAGCTGACGCGCCCGCTCGAGCTTGGCGTCCTGGCTGGAGGTGGCGAGCACTCGCGCGCCCGCATGGTGGGCGAACTGGAGCGCGAAGATGGACACCCCGCCCGTGCCCTGCACCAGCACCGTCTGCCCCGCCTTCAGGCCCCCTTGCGCGAAGAGCGCGTGCCACACGGTGAGCGCCGCGCACGGCAGCGTGGCGGCCTCCTCGAAGGACAGGTGCGCGGGAACGGGCACGAGCGCCTCGGCCCCGGCCACGACGAACTCGGCCAGCACGCCGTCCACGTCTCCGGCGCCCAGGGCGCGCAGCTCCGGGCGCGGCGGGGACTCGCCGTCCGTCCAGTTCTGGAAGAAGGTGGGCATCACCCGATCGCCCGGCTTCACCCGGGTGACCCCCGCCCCCACGGCCACCACCTCGCCCGCGCCATCCGACGTGGGGACAATGGGCCGGGTGCCGCCGGGCGCCGCCCCGTACTGGCCCCGCTTGACGAGCACGTCCCGGTAGTTGAGCGACACCGCGCGCATGCGCACGAGCACCTCGCCCGGACCGGGCTGGGGCGTGGGGCGCTCCACCTTCACCCAGTCCTGCCGGTCGCCGGTCCTGCGCAGCTCATAGGCCTTCATTCGGACGCTCCTGTTCGTGAGGGTCATGCGGGGGGATAAACGCGGACCGCCACTTAAGTGGGAGCCCGGCGGGCCCGCCAGCGAATCGCCCGGTCCGGCGCCGCGAGTGTCCGCCCCTCGCCATCCGGGCCCCCGAGCCAATCATGTCTGCCTTTGACGCATGGCCCACCGTCCAGGGACGCCCCATCCCGCGGCCGTCTTGTCGCTCCTTCCTGGAAGCGGTGCCCCCTGTCGCTGGGCTAACCTCCCGGGGGCTCGCTGTCCGGGAGGATCCCCATGGGCTGTTGCCACTACGACTCCGTCGCGCCCGGGTGTGACTCGGCCTTCACCGTGGACGCCTCGCGCGTCACCTTTGGCCGGGGCTGTCTGCGCGAGGTGGGCACGCGGGCCCGGGCGCTCGGCATGCGGCGCGTGGCCCTGTTCTCCGACGCGCGCGTGGCCCGGCTGCCCGTGTTCCAGACGGTGCTCGACGCGCTCCGGGCCGCGGGCCTGGACGTGGTGCCCTACACGGACGTGCGCGTGGAGCCCACGGACGCCTCCTTCCAGCACGCGGCGCGCTTCGCCACCGAGCTCCAGCCGGACGGGTACGTGTCCCTCGGGGGCGGCTCGGTCATCGACACCTGCAAGGCGGCCAACCTCTACGCCACCCACCCCGCGGACTTCCTCGCCTACGTGAACGCCCCCGTGGGCGAGGGGCGCGCGGTGCCCGGGCCCCTGAGGCCCCACCTGGCATGCCCCACCACCTCGGGCACCGGCAGCGAGGTCACCGGCATCACCATCTTCGACCTCGTGTCCCTGCACGCCAAGACGGGCATCGCCTCGCCGCTGTTGCGCCCGAGCGAGGCCCTCATCGATCCGGACTGCACCGACACCCTGCCCGCGGAAGTCACGGCCGCCAGCGGCATGGACGTGCTGTCCCACGCGCTCGAGTCCTACACGGCGCGGCCCTACACGCGCCGGCCCGTGGGCCCCGGCCCCCGTCCGCTGAGCCAGGGCGCCAACCCCTGGAGCGACCTGGGGTGCCGCGAGGCCCTGCGGCTCATGGGCCTGTACCTGGAGCGCGCGGTGAAGGACGCGGGGGACCGGGAGGCGCGCGAGCAGGTGATGTGGGCGGCGACGCTCGCGGGCATCGCCTTCGGCAACGCGGGGGTGCACGTGCCCCACGCCATGGCCTACGCGGTGGCCGGAGGCGTGCGGGACTTCCGGCCCTCGGGCTATCCCCCGGACGCGCCCCTGGTGCCGCATGGCCTGGCCGTCATCCTCAACGCCCCCGCCGTGTTCCGCTACACCGCGGCCACGAGCCCCGAGCGGCACCTGGAGGCCGCGGGCTGGCTGGGCGCGGACGTGCGGGGCGCCTCGGCGTCGGACGCGGGCGAGGTGCTGGCCACGCGGCTCTCGCACCTCATGCGCGCGGTGGGCCTGCCCGCGGACTTGAGGGGCGTGGGCTACACCGAGGCGGACCTGGACGCGCTCACCCACGGCACCCTGCCCCAGCAGCGCCTGCTCCAGAACGCGCCCCGCGAGATGACGCGGCCAGTGCTCACCGAGCTGTTCCGCCAGGCGCTGCACGCCCCTTGAAACCGGAAGGACGCTCCCCCATGGCCGACACGGAAACCCTCGATCGCTACCGCTACGTGCTGCCCATCACCACGCGGTGGATGGACAACGACGCCTACGGGCACATCAACAACGTCACCTACTACAGCTACTTCGACACGGTGGCCAACCACTACCTCATCCACGAGGGCGGCCTGGACATCCACACGGGCCCCGTCATCGGTCTGGTGGTGGAGTCGCGGTGCACCTACCGCGCGCCCCTCGCCTACCCCGACGCGCTCCGGGCGGGCCTGCGCGTGGACAAACTGGGCAACCGCTCGGTGACCTACGGCATCGCCATCTTCAAGGAGGGCGAGTCCCAGGCGGCCGCCCACGGCACCTTCGTGCACGTCTTCGTGGACCGGCACTCGCGCAAGGCCACCCCCATGCCCGAGCGCTTGCGCGCGGCGCTCGAGCGGCTCGTGCTGGAGCGCGTCATGCCCGAAGGTGTGAAGTAGTCGCCCTTCGCCGTGATCGCTTGAGGACACTCCACGCGCGGTCCGTTTTCCGCGTCCATGGGAGCGCAGGACACTGGCCGGGCGTGTGACCCCTCATCGCCTTCGCGAGGTGCATCCATGAAAGCGTTCACGTGGCTGGCCGTGCTCGTCTCGAGCGGCGCGGCCCTGGCGGCGCAACCCGAGCCCGTGCCGAAGCTGCCCCTCGGGGTCTCGGCCACCCTCTACGCGCTGTCCGTCCCCGCCGCGCACCGTCCCACCCCCGCGCGCATCGCCCTGGGCGACAAGCTCTTCAACGACAAGCGCCTGAGCGCCGATGACTCGGTGAGCTGCGCCACGTGTCACGATCCCCAGCGCGCCTTCACCGACGGCAAGGCGCGCTCGGTGGGCATCAAGAACCAGGTGGGCAAGCGCAACAGCCCCACCGTGCTCAACGCCCTCTTCAACGCCACCCAGTTCTGGGATGGCCGCTCGGGCACGCTCGAGGAGCAGGCGGTGCTGCCCATCATCAACCCCATCGAGATGGGCATGCCGGACCTGGACGCCGTGGTGGCCAAGGTGAAGGGCATCCCCGAGTACGCGAGCGCGTTTCGCGACGTGTACGGCCGCGAGGTGACGGCGGAGGACCTGGCCTCGGCGCTGGCCGCCTTCGAGCGCACGCAGTTCTCCGGCAACGCGCGCTTCGACCGCTTCCTCGCCGGCGAGTCCAACGCCCTGAGTGCCTCGGAGAAGCGCGGCTGGGCGCTGTTCAACGGCAAGGCGCGCTGCAACAGCTGCCACGCGGGCAACGCCGTGTCCCCGCTGTTCTCCGATCAGAAGTTCCACAACATCGGCATCGCCGCGCACGCGCACGACTTCCCCAAGCTCGCCGGCGAGGCCCTGCGCGTGGTGCGCACCGGCGACGCCAAGCAGATCGACGAGCTGGCGCTGCAGACGGACCTGTCGGAGATGGGCCGCTTCCTCGTCACCAAGAACGAGAACGACATTGGCGGCTTCAAGACCCCCACCCTGCGCAACGTGGGCGTCACCGGGCCCTACATGCATGACGGCTCGCTCGCCACGCTGTGGGACGTGATGGACCACTACAACAAGGGCGGCGTGCCCAACCCCTACCTGGACGGCGGCATGCAGCGGCTCGGGCTCACCGAGCCGGAGATCGACGACGTGGTGGCGTTCCTCTTCGCGCTCACGTCCACGGACCTGTCCGCCCTGGAGAAGAAGGAGCTGACCGCCCAGCGCGCGCGCAAGAACAAGCGCCCCGAGCGCGACACCGCCGCGGCGCTCGGCCAGAAGGGCAACCTGGGCGACATCGGCGTCACGCCGGACCTGGCCGTCGAGAACCCCGCCGCGCGCGGCTTCTATGGACCCGTTGGCGCCTCGAAGGAGAACTGAGCCATGAAGCGCTTCAAGAGCATCGAGACCAGGCATCACGAGGAGCGCGACGCCTTCTTCGACGGGCTGCGCAAGCTCGACCGGCGCGGCTTCATGAAGCTCGCGGGCCTGTCCGCGGGCATCGTCGCCGCCAAGGGCCTCATCACCCCCCAGAGCTTCCAGCTCGTCAGCGTGGCGGACGCGGCCCCGGCCGCGAAGCCCCGCTTCACCTTCGCGTACATCTCCGACGCGCACCTGTACAAGAAGGACCTCAACGACCGCTTCGTGCGCTCCATCCTGCGCGCGGTGGACGACGTGAACCGCCTGGATCCCCAGCCGGACTTCGTCCTCTTCGGGGGGGATCTGGCGCAGTTGGGCAAGAAGGAGGAGCTGGACCTGGGCAAGGAGCTGCTCAAGTCGGTGAAGGCCCCGGTGAAGATGATGGTGGGCGAGCACGACTGGTTCCTCGACATGGGCGAGCACTGGCGCGCGCTCTTCGGCGCCCCCCAGTACTCCTTCGATCACAAGGGCGTGCACTTCGTCACGCTCATGAGCGTGAACGAGAAGGACTTCTGGACCGAGCGCGGCATGACGCCCGAGGAGCGCATGCAGACGGTGGCGGGCCTGGACAACGGGCTCCAGTCGCGCTTCGAGGTGGGGGCCGCCGGCCGCGAGTGGCTCAAGCAGGACCTGGCCAAGGTCGACAAGAAGACGCCCCTCATCGTCTTCAGCCACTCGCCGCTCTACAAGTACTACCGGCCGTGGAACTTCTGGACGGAGGACGCGGACGACGTCCAGGCGCTGCTCAAGCCCTTCGAGAACGTGACCGTCATCCACGGCCACACGCACCAGATGCTCAGCAACCAGATCGGCAACATCCAGTTCCACGGGATGCTGTCCACCGCCTGGCCGTGGCCCTACGCCCCCGAGGGCCTGCCCTCGCTCACCGTGCAGATGAACCGCGCGGACCCGTTCAGCAACTTCGACGGCTGCGGCAACGGCCGCTTCGACGTGCTCGCCGCGGGCCTGGCCGACTCGCTCTACAACCTGTGGGATCGCGATCCCGTCTCCGTCCGCTCCAGCTACCTCGCCTCCCACGGCAAGAAGGATCGCCCGGCGGCCACCAAGCTCCCGTCCTACTAAGGAGACTCCTCCCATGAACGCGCGCAAGACCCTTGGAATCGCGGCGCTCGGCGCCCTGGGCCTGTCACTCGGGGCCGCGTCCGCGGCGGACACGAAGCCCCCCGCTCCGGCGAAGCACGAGGTGCCCCGCTCGGCGGACGGCAACGTGGTGGTCGCCCTGTGCGATGGCCAGACGACGCTCGAGGTGAAGGGCGTGAAGGATCCGGCGGCCATCGACCGGACCCAGGCCCAGGCCATCTCGGACCGGCTCATGGCCGAGTGGCACCGCAAGAACCCCCAGGCGAACTGGGACCCCGTGCCGGTGAAGGTGGCGCTGGCCCAGAAGCCCGCGGCGCCCAACCCGCCCACGCCCCCGCCGGCGAGCAAGGCCCCGGCCACGCCCGGAGGCGACAGCGCGGCCTCGGACGCGGCGGCGGTGGGCCAGAAGCAAGGCGAGGCGGTGCAGTCGGGCCACACCTACGGGGCGTACAGCGCCCGGGACGAGGCGCTGTGGAAGGCCTCCGCCGAGCAGATGGTGACCGAGGGCCACCGGGTGTTCCACGACGCCAAGTCCCTGGGCAGCACGGTGGCGGTGTCCTGCGACATGTGCCACCCGGACGCGGCCAACACCCACCCGGAGACCTACCCGAAGTACCAGGTGCAGCTGGGCCGCACGGCGCTCCTGCGCGACATGATCAACTGGTGCATCGAGAACCCCGTGCGCGGCAAGCCCATGGCCGAGGATGACCCGCGCATGAAGGCCATGGAGGCCTACATCCTCGCGCAGCGCAAGGGCGTGAAGCTCGAGTACGGCAAGCACTGAGCGTTCCGCTCTTGTATGTCCCGACGGGGGTGGGCATTCAATGGGCCCATGTCCAACAGTCTCGGTTTCCTGGAGGGGGGCGGTGACATGGGCGCGCTCATGCGCGCCAAGGATTGGTCCCAGACCCCCTTCGGGCCCGTGGAGACCTGGTCCGTCGCGCTGCGCTCGGCGGTTGGCATCTGCCTGGGCTCGCGCTTCCCCATCGTCCTGTACTGGGGTCCCACACGCGCCCTCATTTACAACGACGCCTGGAGCCCGGTGCCCGGACAGAAGCACCCCTGGGCGC includes:
- a CDS encoding vWA domain-containing protein, with the translated sequence MKMSPLAWCAPWLGLVLLSACGMGGAPSRGDMGEGGVPPMSAPESPPGEVPRQPSAGQLTAGDWDDNLNFDFFQKYLQASTELGLRAPPVADRVVLTVRDEAGRPVSNARVQVTGGGQSRFEGPTASDGRVLFLPTHDGASAGEAFAVTVSPPAGREGAPITTAVEGGKAWDVTLPGVEAAPPTELDVAFVVDTTGSMTDELAYLKAEIQEIANTLGERFPQVAVRYGLVFYRDTGDDYVVRRFDFTSNVATLRLRLDAQSADGGGDYPEAMDRGLEEGVKLSWRTGNTARLLFLMADAPTHVDKHEAFLGTAGAARRAGIKVYPVAASGVSSVAEYQMRLAAQHTRGRYLFLTDDSGVGDAHEEPHIPCYQVQLLKHLLVRTIGSELEGRRLPVSGTELVRTVGNPTQDGACVMKDGSTTYY
- a CDS encoding metallophosphoesterase family protein; amino-acid sequence: MKRFKSIETRHHEERDAFFDGLRKLDRRGFMKLAGLSAGIVAAKGLITPQSFQLVSVADAAPAAKPRFTFAYISDAHLYKKDLNDRFVRSILRAVDDVNRLDPQPDFVLFGGDLAQLGKKEELDLGKELLKSVKAPVKMMVGEHDWFLDMGEHWRALFGAPQYSFDHKGVHFVTLMSVNEKDFWTERGMTPEERMQTVAGLDNGLQSRFEVGAAGREWLKQDLAKVDKKTPLIVFSHSPLYKYYRPWNFWTEDADDVQALLKPFENVTVIHGHTHQMLSNQIGNIQFHGMLSTAWPWPYAPEGLPSLTVQMNRADPFSNFDGCGNGRFDVLAAGLADSLYNLWDRDPVSVRSSYLASHGKKDRPAATKLPSY
- a CDS encoding acyl-CoA thioesterase, whose product is MADTETLDRYRYVLPITTRWMDNDAYGHINNVTYYSYFDTVANHYLIHEGGLDIHTGPVIGLVVESRCTYRAPLAYPDALRAGLRVDKLGNRSVTYGIAIFKEGESQAAAHGTFVHVFVDRHSRKATPMPERLRAALERLVLERVMPEGVK
- a CDS encoding c-type cytochrome, with product MNARKTLGIAALGALGLSLGAASAADTKPPAPAKHEVPRSADGNVVVALCDGQTTLEVKGVKDPAAIDRTQAQAISDRLMAEWHRKNPQANWDPVPVKVALAQKPAAPNPPTPPPASKAPATPGGDSAASDAAAVGQKQGEAVQSGHTYGAYSARDEALWKASAEQMVTEGHRVFHDAKSLGSTVAVSCDMCHPDAANTHPETYPKYQVQLGRTALLRDMINWCIENPVRGKPMAEDDPRMKAMEAYILAQRKGVKLEYGKH
- a CDS encoding zinc-dependent alcohol dehydrogenase family protein, producing the protein MKAYELRRTGDRQDWVKVERPTPQPGPGEVLVRMRAVSLNYRDVLVKRGQYGAAPGGTRPIVPTSDGAGEVVAVGAGVTRVKPGDRVMPTFFQNWTDGESPPRPELRALGAGDVDGVLAEFVVAGAEALVPVPAHLSFEEAATLPCAALTVWHALFAQGGLKAGQTVLVQGTGGVSIFALQFAHHAGARVLATSSQDAKLERARQLGADELFNYKKTPNWEEPVLARTGGQGVDHVLEVGGVETFPHSVRATRAGGHIALIGLLSGSWAQVDPKLSEAKNLRVRNIFVGSRAMFEDMNRFLTQHRIQPVVDRVFPFDQAPEALAHMEAGAHFGKIVVTV
- a CDS encoding DUF1801 domain-containing protein, which encodes MQSKATTVDQYLAALPEERRAVLSAVRDVIRAHLDADYQEGMQYGMIGYFVPHSVFPAGYHTDPRQPLPFAALASQKSHMALYLMGVYGQPEQERWFRDAWAKTGKKLDMGKSCVRFKTLDHVALDVIAEAIRRTPASAYIAHYTSVIRPAPKAKAPTAAKKTAAKKTAVVKKTAAVKKTAAKKRA
- a CDS encoding hydroxyacid-oxoacid transhydrogenase; the protein is MGCCHYDSVAPGCDSAFTVDASRVTFGRGCLREVGTRARALGMRRVALFSDARVARLPVFQTVLDALRAAGLDVVPYTDVRVEPTDASFQHAARFATELQPDGYVSLGGGSVIDTCKAANLYATHPADFLAYVNAPVGEGRAVPGPLRPHLACPTTSGTGSEVTGITIFDLVSLHAKTGIASPLLRPSEALIDPDCTDTLPAEVTAASGMDVLSHALESYTARPYTRRPVGPGPRPLSQGANPWSDLGCREALRLMGLYLERAVKDAGDREAREQVMWAATLAGIAFGNAGVHVPHAMAYAVAGGVRDFRPSGYPPDAPLVPHGLAVILNAPAVFRYTAATSPERHLEAAGWLGADVRGASASDAGEVLATRLSHLMRAVGLPADLRGVGYTEADLDALTHGTLPQQRLLQNAPREMTRPVLTELFRQALHAP
- a CDS encoding cytochrome-c peroxidase — translated: MKAFTWLAVLVSSGAALAAQPEPVPKLPLGVSATLYALSVPAAHRPTPARIALGDKLFNDKRLSADDSVSCATCHDPQRAFTDGKARSVGIKNQVGKRNSPTVLNALFNATQFWDGRSGTLEEQAVLPIINPIEMGMPDLDAVVAKVKGIPEYASAFRDVYGREVTAEDLASALAAFERTQFSGNARFDRFLAGESNALSASEKRGWALFNGKARCNSCHAGNAVSPLFSDQKFHNIGIAAHAHDFPKLAGEALRVVRTGDAKQIDELALQTDLSEMGRFLVTKNENDIGGFKTPTLRNVGVTGPYMHDGSLATLWDVMDHYNKGGVPNPYLDGGMQRLGLTEPEIDDVVAFLFALTSTDLSALEKKELTAQRARKNKRPERDTAAALGQKGNLGDIGVTPDLAVENPAARGFYGPVGASKEN